Part of the Parus major isolate Abel linkage group LGE22, Parus_major1.1, whole genome shotgun sequence genome, GCCCACCCTGCTCCCCCTTCCCCCGGACCGAGGGCTCCCCACCCTCACCTCCTGTCTCCCCTGTCGTGGAGGGGGGGATCCACACCAGGACCTCCAGACCCCCTTCCCATGGTCGGGGCTCCTCACCGGGATCACCGGGACCCCCGAACCCCTCCTCTGAGGCAAGAACTTCACAGTGGGATCCCAGCCCCCCTTACCGCAGAGGGGGGCACCGCACCACGACCCCCGGAACCACCGAACCCCCTTCCCTGGGGCGGGGGCTGCGCACCGGGACCCCCTTCCCTCGGCAAGAGCTCGGCACCGGGACCCCCAGACCCCCTTACAGCTGAGGGGGGCTCAACAGCGGGACCCCCGTCCCCTCCCCTCTCACCGGCTCCGAAGCGGCTGCGGGGCCGCAGGTGCGTCCGGCTGGGGCGGGGCCACCTGCGCTCCCCGTTCCCCGCCCCCCGGTGCAGGTGCACGGGGCGGGGCCGCCGCGGTCCTAAAGCCACCTGGCCCGGCCAAAACACCGGGTCCTAGAGGTACCTGCCAGGGGAAACATCGCGTCCTGGAGCCGCTCGGCCGTGCCGGGAACAGCGCCTGATCCTGGTACCACCCGCCGGGCCCGCGCCTgagatggagctgctgtgctggggaccagTAAGGGACcggcactggggacactggaaACCTCAGGGACCTGTTGAGGTCACAGGGTGTGAGCCCAGGTGTGCCGGGACCGGCACTGGGGACACGGAGCCGCACGGGTCGGACCCCACGTGTGATGGGGACCAGTAAGGGACCGGCACTGGGCGTGATGGGAGAAGCAGGATGGCTGCGGGAAAAGCCCTGGAGGGACGGGCCCGAGCGGGCTCCATCACCCAGCAGAGGAGTTTCCTTTGGCTCTGAGCTGCGAGGAGGATTTGGGAGATTTGAGCTGAAGCAGAGCGAGGATTAATCAGGATTATTGAGATATTAGCTGGAATATTAACTGGTTTACAGCGGATGAGGTCCCTGGGGCACAAACATCCATCAGCCCCAAATTAAAACTCTAATGAGCTGGAATAAGGTGTGAgggtaaactgaggcacagaTTAGAGCCAACCCTCGGCCTCCACGAGCCCCCCGGGGCTTTTCCGAGTTCACTTCGGAGCCGCCGCTCTCGCCCGTTTCGTTTCCTCCTTCGGAGGTTTCGCTCTTCGCTCAAAACCCGAAGGGGAAATTCCCTCCCCCGAATTTGCTGCTGCTCGACTTTCAGGCAGCCGCCACTCTCAGCTCGTCACCGCGGCCACCAGCACGGTCCCCAGCACGGTAAATCACTTCTGGGGGAAATAGAAGGATTTTGGGGTCCACTCCGGGTTGGGTGgtggatgggatttggagccGGGTTCTGCTCCTCGGAGCCGCTCTGCCAACCCCGAAAATGAGAGTTTTTATGTTTCcaaattactgcttttaattGCAGCTTGGGAGAGGCTTTTTTTGGGacataaaaaaatctcctgCAACTTCTTCCTGGTGGCAGCAGTCTGGGGGAAATGAGAAGGAGTCGAGACCCGAAAAAccccagcagggatggaatAAAATCCATTACAAAATCTTTCCAGGTTGTTAGGGAGTGACGGCTCCGTGTCGCACTccaattaataattaattggCGTCTTTATAGACAACTCTCAGGCAAAACAAAACTTGAATTCGAGGTGGAGTTGGCTGCCTTGGGGAGGCTGAAAAATGCTCACTTGTAAATTTTTAAGGAGTAGAGGAACCCAAAAAGCCAAAATCAGGGTGAAGTTTCCTCTCGGTGCGGGGCGAGCACTGCAGttccctgagctgggagcaaACCTTACCATTGCCTCTGAGGTTTTCCTTGCTCCAGGTTCATTTCCTTCAGGatttctgctcttcttcccTCCCCGGGACTCCACAGCGTCGGAGGCAGCTCCATCCAACCTTCCAGCCAAAGCCCTAATTTGAGTTAGAGTTTAAATTTAACGCCGAGCTGAAACTTGCAGCGCTGAGCTGAGCAGACCTGGAGGAGCTGACAGGAAGCCCAGGATGATTTGCATGAAGATCTCACCAACCCTTCACATCCCCTTTGCAGATTGTTTGCAGATTTGTGCCCGGCTTTGGgtttatttattatcttttctCCCGGTAATAATTGGTGCAAGATGGGAAAACTGGGACGTTTAATCCATAATACAGCTGTTAAAGAGGGGAGAAATGTGGGGAACACAATTTTCCTCCATAATGCCAATATTTGGTTAATTGATGCTGGGTGGTGCTTCCTGGGGTATTTTTGGGAGGAGAAGAGGCTGAGCAGCTCAAAAAAAGGGAATTGTGTCCCCACCCTTGGACATCATTCCTTGGATGGGTTTGTAGTTGGGAGTTTTTTGCTCTCGTGCCCAAAGAATCCCATTATCTGGTACTGAGTTGGAAATACAACTTTTTCCAGGTAGATATTTTTTACTAAATGGGATTTTCAGGCTGTTTGGAGCTTGTGGAAGTCGTGGGGGAGAGGTGGAAAAACCCAGCTTGGCTCCTCTTAGGAAGAAtctcttcaccttttttttttggtatataTTATGAGAGAACTGTTAATGCTTCTCTCTGTGCAGTCCcacacacctgcagcagctgggatctGGAGGTACCAGCAGCACCTGATCCTCCCCATCCCTCATCCATCCCTCAGgatcatccatccatccatccatccatccatccatctatccatccatccatcccatccccatccctcagGATGaccctggcagctcctccctgcccctggaTAACACCAGTCATCAGTGGATGATTATTAATGTGATAATTATTACTGTTGGCAGGTGCTCGttccctctgctgtcccctggagtgctggagatggaggaggtgttcctgcagctctggggggaggtggccaggctgcaggagctgtgctcgGAGCAGGGGAGGCTCCTCCAGAGGCTGAGGGCCAGGAAGGGACCAGTTCTCGGTGAGTGGGGCCTGTGGGGTCCCCAGTCTGCACATTTGGGTCATTCCCATCTTTGTCCCGGTGCCCTCAGGAAGTTCCTCTGGTGAGGTGAAGGAGGAAGATGCCCTGAGCCCATCGTGGCTTTTGGCTGTCGCTGCTCAGGGACACTCCTGGTCCTGGGACCATCACCTGGAGAGGGTGGGGGAGGATCTACATCCCAGAAAACACCCAGGAACCCTCTGGTTCTCCAAGGATTCCCCCTCTCCATACTCTCCTCTCCCCCACAAACACTCACATGGCTCCCACGGGGTCTGGCACCATTTTCCCAACCctaaaatgggaattttgtgGACAGGAGGGATCAGTTTGGacaaagctgtgctgggaaactgcagcctccctgccctggggcttcCTCCTTTCCACCTGTGTCCTTCCAGGACTTAAACCAAAGCCTTTCCTGGGATGAAGCTGGAGTTTGGGGACACAGGGGTGTCCCAGTGTCCTGAGGGAGCTGATGTTCCTCCAACCCTCAGCCCTCCCTCGTTGTCCTCAGTGTCCTTTCTCTGTTGGCCCAGGCTCCAGAGGAGatggctgagctctgccagcccaggggtTTTCCAACAGGAAAATGGAGcaatggaaagggaaaaaaaccccttcagaTTCCTGGGAATGACccctctgccttcctctctCCCAAAGACATCCCGGTGTCGCTGCCTATCCAGTGCACGGAGGACGTGGTGCCAGGGGACGGGCAAAGGTCACCTGAGAGCTGCCAAAACCACCCAGGGGCTCTGACATCCTCCACATCCCCCCTGGAGGGCTCTGCTTGTCCCATGGAACATCCCCAGGCCACCAACAGGCTCCCCCCAGGCCCTGGGAATGGCGTGGGGACCGGAGGAGCCGCAGCTTTTGGCAGCAGCGAGGGGGAGAAGGGAGATGTGCCCACCTGGATGAGAACCTGGgtcctccctgtcccctgggaaggaggaagagccCCCTGCAGCCCTCGGGAGTTGGAGACACTAAatccaggggctgggggctccttCCCAAATCTTCTGGATCTCTACAGAGCCCCAGAAGTGCTTGAGAGGGAAGATGGTCCCCGGGACGTGGCTCTCCCTGGGGAGGCTCTGGTGGAGATCCGAGGGCCTGTGAAGGT contains:
- the LOC107215674 gene encoding uncharacterized protein LOC107215674, producing MIINVIIITVGRCSFPLLSPGVLEMEEVFLQLWGEVARLQELCSEQGRLLQRLRARKGPVLDIPVSLPIQCTEDVVPGDGQRSPESCQNHPGALTSSTSPLEGSACPMEHPQATNRLPPGPGNGVGTGGAAAFGSSEGEKGDVPTWMRTWVLPVPWEGGRAPCSPRELETLNPGAGGSFPNLLDLYRAPEVLEREDGPRDVALPGEALVEIRGPVKTCWTPGWVMEEEMLRTGPTREAAPACDLCREIFPSDAAGHVEYLNHVLAHLE